The segment TGGCGCCGACGAGCGCGGACATCGGGATCGTGAGCACCCACGCCCAGATGACCCGCGCCGCGATCCCCCACCGCACCGCCGAAAGCCGCTGGATGGCGCCCACGCCCACGATCGCGCCGCTGATCACGTGCGTCGTGCTCACCGGGATCCCCAGCTGCGCCGTACCGAAAAGCGAGACGGCCGCCGCGGTCTCCGCGCACGCCCCGCCCCACGGCTTCAGCTTCGTCAGCTTCATCCCCATCGTCTTCACGATCCGCCAGCCGCCCGCCATCGTGCCGAGCGCGATCGCCGCGTGGCAGATCAGCACGATCCAGAAGGGAAACTCGATCTTCCCCGCCTCGAACGCCGCCTGCTGCGATTTCCACACGCTGGCGTACAGCAGGGCCGCGATGATCCCCATCGTCTTCTGCGCGTCGTTCGTCCCGTGGCCGAGGCTGTAGGCCGCGGCGGAGATCAGCTGCATGCCGCGGAACCAGCGATCGACCTTCGACGCGGCCTTCCGCTTGAAGGCGTTCATGACCGCGATCGCGAGGATCAGGGCGAGGATGAACCCGATCAGCGGGGCGAGCACGATGAACTGCACCGTGGCGACGAGCTTGCCGACGTGCATCACGCCCGACCACGTCCCGGCGTACGCCATGGCGGCGCCGCCGAACCCGCCGAGCAGCGCGTGGGACGAGGAGGTCGGCAGGCCGAAGTGCCACGTCACGAGGTCCCAGACGATCGCCCCGACGAGACCGCCCAGGATCACGTCGGCGTTCACGAACTCCGGGTGCACCCACTTCGCCACCGTGTTCGCGACCGCGACGCCGAAGACCCACGCCGCCGCGAAGTTCCACCACGCCGCCCACACGACCGCCGTTCCCGGGCGCAGGACACGCGTCCCCACGATCGTCGCGATGGAGTTCGCCGCGTCGTGGAAGCCGTTGATGAAGTCGAAGACGAGCGCGGCGATGAGAATCGCCGCGATGTAGGGAAACGACGCCAGCGCGTCGAGCGTGGCGATCAGGCCGGTGTCGACCACCTCAGGCGTACTTGACGAGGACGGTCTCGATGATGTTCGCGACGTCCTCGCATTTGTCGGTCGCGACCTCGAGGTGCTCGTAGAGGTCCTTCCACTTGATGACCTCGATGGCGTCGCCCTGGTCCCCGTTGAACAGGCCGGACAACGCGTCGCGCATCACCTGGTCGGCGTCGTTCTCGAGCTGGTTGACCTTCGCGCACTGCCGGACGATCTCCTCGTGCCGCCGAAGGTCCTTGAGAAGGCCGATCGCCGCGCGAACCTCCTCCGACGACCGCACGATGATCCGGCTCAACTCGATCGCCTGCCGCGTCGGCTGCAGGATCTTGAACGTCACGAGCCGCTTCGCGACCGCGTCCACGTAGTCGAGGACGTCGTCGAGGCGGCTGCACAGCTCGTAGAGGTCCTCGCGGTCGAGAGGCGTGATGAAGCTCTTGTTCAGGCGGTCCATGAACCGGTGGACGAGCTCGTCCCCCTGGTGCTCCACCTCGTGGATGGCCTTGCTGGCGAGGTAGATCTCCTGCTCGTCGCGCTTGGACTCCAGGCACTCCTGGAGGAGCTTCGCCCCCCGCAGGACCGTCTCGGCCTGGGCGTCGAGCAAATCGAAGAACTGCGGCTCTCGAGGGATCAGCGACATGCGACCTCCGGCCGGGCTATCTAGCACCGTCGCGGGATCGCCGCAATGCTTTCGTCTCAGTTGCGCCTTCCGGGAGTCAGGCCAGAAGCGCCAGGAGATCGTCCCGCGTGATCGCCGCCGCCCGCCCCGCCTCGCCGAGCGCGGCGTCGGCGATCGCGCGCTTGCTCGCCTGGAGGGCGAGGATCCTCTCCTCGACGGTCTCCTCGGACACGATCCGGTACACGAGTACGGGGCGATCCTGCCCGATGCGGTGGGCCCGGTCCGCGGCCTGGTCCTCGACCGCGGGGTTCCACCAGGGATCCATGAGGAAGACGTGGTCCGCGCGGGTGAGGTTGAGCCCGGTCCCCCCCGCCTTCAGCGAGACGAGCATCACCGGCGGGCCCGCTTCGTCCTGGAAGCGGCGAACGACCTCGCCGCGATCCACGGTGGAGCCGTCGAGTCGCAGGAACGGGATCGACGCCTCCCGGAGCCTCGGCTCGATCCGGTCGAGGAACGCCGTCCACTGCGAGAAGACGAGCGCCTTGTGCCCCTCGGCGATCACGGTGTCGAGGGTCTCGGCGAGCAGCTCCACCTTCGACGAGGTCTCCGCGTGTTGGCCCGGCACGAGCGCCGGATGGCACGCCGCCTGCCGCAGCCGGAGGAGCGCCTCGAGCGCCGCGAGCACCGAGCCCCCTTCGGACAGCCTGGCGACGACGTCGTCGTAGGTCGCCGCGCGCACGGCGTCGTAGACGCGGCGCTCGTCGAGGGAGAGCTCGCAATGAAGCACCGCCTCGGTGCGCGGCGGGAGCTCGGGAGCCACCTCGCGCTTGAGCCGGCGGAGCACGAACGGGCGGATCCGCTCGCGCAGTCGCGACGCCGCCCCGGCGTCCCCCTCCGCGACGGCGCGCGCGTAGCGGTCCTGGAAGTCCCGCCGTCCGCCGAGCAGGCCGCGGTTGGCGAAGTGCATCTGGCTCCAGAGCTCGTCGAGACGGTTCTCGACCGGCGTACCCGACATGGCGACGCGGAACCCCGCCTCGAGCCGGAACGCCGCCTGCGCCACCTGGCTCTCGGGGTTCTTGATCGTCTGGGCCTCGTCGAGCACGACGGTGTCCCACGGGCGGCCGGCGAGGGCGCCGTCGTCCAGGCGGAGCAGCGCGTAACTCGTGACCACGACGTCGGCGTCGGGCTCGATCGCGCGTCTGGGGCCGTGATACAGGCACGCGCGCAGCGCCGGCCGGAACCGGCGGATCTCCTCCATCCAGTTCGGGAGGACGCTCGTCGGCGCGACGACGAGCGTCCGTCCGCGGATCGCGCACAACGCCTGGACGGTCTTGCCGAGCCCCATGTCGTCGGCCAGCAGCGCCCCCAGACGGGCCTCGCGCAGGAAGCACAACCAGTCCACGCCGCGCTGCTGGTAGTGACGCAGCGTTCCGTGGAGGTCGGGAGGGAGCGCGGCGCTCGGAATCGCGTCGAACCCCGCGGCGAGGGTCTCGAGAGCCCGGAACCCGGGCGGGGGCGGGAGATCGAGGTCCGCCGCCAGCTTCGCGAGATCCCCGAGCGCGGCGCGCGCCAGGCGCCCCTGCGCGTCCCGCGCCGCGAGCAGGTCGGCGATGCGATCGCCGAACCGCGCCATCCAGTCCGACGGAAGCGGCGCCCATCCGCCCCCCAGCAGCGGCACGAGCGACTCCCCCGCCCGCCACGCGCGCACGACGGCGTCGGGATCGGCGCGTCGCGCGGCGCCGCCGGCGGAGGGCACCTCGAAGGAGAGGTCCATCCCGTCCCCCTCGAGTCGCACCCTCGGCACGATCGGGCCGTGGAGGTGGAACGCCTCGAGGCCTCGCGAGGGCGTTCCCGTCCAGGCGTCGAGCCTGCGCTTGAAGTCGACCGCGGCCGCGCCCGCGAACGTCTGGGCGACCCCCGGCGCCAGTCCCAGCGAATCGGCGAGGGAGCGCACGAGGCGTTCCTCCCCGCGCGTGTCGCGCAAGGGTACCTCGCCGCCGAGATGGACGAGCCGCCCCGCGTCCACGCGCGCGACCGGGGGATCGCCGTAGACGACGGTCGCGAGCGCGACGATCCCCTCGCCCTGGCGACTCGCCTGAACGACGGCACGCGGCGGGGTGGCGACGGTCCGCGGCAGGCGCGAGGTCCGGATCGCGACGGGCACCCGACCCTCGAAGGAAGGAAGCACGTCGGTCACGAGGACGGCGACGTCGTCCGGGGCGAAGCGCAATCCCCGCGGAAGCTCGTGGAGCTCGCGCCCGGTCAGCTTCGCCTCCCCCAGGGGTCGCAACAGGGCCCCGGAGCGGACGAGGCCGTTCGTGAAACGCTCGTCGATCTCCGGCGGGTCCTCGAGGACGAGGCGGAAGCCCTCGCCGTTGTCCTCCACCGCGACGCGCGGGAGCAGGGGATCCCCCGAGGTCCGCACGGCGACTCCGTCGAGGGTCACCGACTCCACGCGACCGAGGGCGGCGAGGAGCTTTCCGACCGACGGCCGCGGGAGCGCCCCCCGCCGGTGGCCCGCGAGCGCCGTCTCGACGTCGTGGTCGGCCTGCGTCGCGGTGAACGCCGGCGCCTCGACGCGCCGCTCGGCGAGCGCGACGAGGGTGGCCTCGAACGGGTGGAAGCCCGCCGAGTTCTCGATCCCGCGCTCGAGCTCGATGCCCTGCGGGCCGCGACGGAGCCGGTAGGCGACGCGCCCCACCTCGAACTTCGGGGACGGCAGCGCCGCTCCCGACTCGCGCGCGCGCTTGAGGGCGATCACCGCCGCCGCGGCGTGCTCGCACGCCGTCTTCGCGCCGCACGAGCACTCCCAGTCGCCGTCGCCGGTCCACAGCGTGACGGTGCGCGACAACATGCCGCCTTTGAGGGCGACACGGACGACCACCCGGTCCCCGTCGTCGGTCTCGCCGAGAACGGCGTCGGCGCGGACGAGCGCGATCCCCGACGACCACACCGCGGGGGTCGAGGCCTTGCGGACCGCGTCGAAGACCGCCTGCACGCGGCGATTCTAGGCGCTAGGCGTAGACCGAGGGGCCCCCGGATCGCTTCGGGATGTTCCGCCGGCCGCACAGGCCCCCGCCCTTCCCGCGCACCGAGCCCCACGCCGCCTCCGCGGCACGAAATACCTCCACGAAATCCGCGCCGTCGAGCGCACTCTCGATCCAGACCGCCCCGATGCTGACGCGAACCGGATCGTCCGAGCCGGGCACCCGCAGCGTGGACAACGAGACCAGGATCCGGTCGACCGCCGGGCCCGGGTCCTCGCATTCGCCGAGCGTGACGCCGAACTCGTCGCCGCCCAGACGCCCCACGGCGTCCGTGCCGCGCGTGGCGGCCTGGACCGTGCGCGCGACCTGGAGGAGCAGCTCGTCCCCCTGCAGGCGGCCGATGCGCTCGTTGATCGCGCGGAAACCGTCGACGTCGAGCAGCAGGAACGCGAACGGCTTCCCGATCCGGCCGTCGCGCTGCACGGTCTCGTCGAATCGGCGAAGGAACGTCCGCCGGTTGAGCACCCCCGTCACCTCGTCGAGGGAGCGCGCCTCCTCGAGGTCCCGCTCGCGCTCGCGCGCCTGGGCCTCGAGCCGCGCGACCTGGCCGGAGACGGCCTCGAGCCTGCGCTCGCCGTCCGAAGCCTGCCGCGAGAGCGCGAGGTGGAAGGCGAGGAACCCGGCCCCCATCGCCAGAACGCCGACGGTCACCCCGATCGACCACACATCGGCGCCGCGCGTGAGCGCCGCCGCCGCCGGTACCGCGCCCACGAAGAAGAACGCCACCGGCCCCGAGGCCCGCCGCCAGTCGGAAGACATCGCTCCCCTCCCGGAATCGGGCGCTCAACGTCGGTCCCGGAAAGCTCCGCGTCAAGAACGACGTCGGCGCGGCTCCCATCGGTACCGGTCGAGCGGCAGGGTCCCGTTCGCCCGGAACGCCACCCCCTCCGCCTCGAGCATGGCCCGCTGAAGCCCCGCCGGGATCCCGGGCATGCGGTCGGTCGAGCACGCCCCACGCGCGTTGACGACCCGCTGCCAGGGGACATCCTTGGGGCAGCCGTGCATCGCCCATCCCACCGCCCGCGGCGAGAGGCGGCTTCCGAGCAGGACGGCGATCTGGCCGTAGGTCATGACCCGGCCGCGGGGGATCCGGCGCACGAGCGCCCAGACGGCGGCGAAGGTCCGTGCCTTCTTCCCTTCGATCTCGCCGTGGACCCGCTCGGCCTTCGGCATCCGGCGTCGCATGCCGGCACTCTATAGGATGGTGGGGTCGCGGGAGGCATCCATGCGCCGACTTCTGCTCGCCGTCGTGTTGCTCCTCTCCCCTCCGACCCTCGCCGCGGACGTGCGCATCGTTTCCGCGATCCCCGAGGCGCAGGCGGGGACATGGACCGTGGTCGCGTCGGTCCCCAAGAAGCCGGTCTTCCTCGCCGACTCCACGGCGCTCGAGGTCGAATCGACCGAACCGGTCGGCGATCTCGCGCGAATCCGCCTCGCGGGGGTGCCGCCTTCGTTCGAGCGCCTCGTCCTCGGCACCGGAGAGGGAGCGAAGTTCAAGCCCCTCGCCGCAATCGCCGCCTCCGCCACGACGGGGGTCGCGGCGTCGCACGACGACCTGACGATCTACCACGTGATGCTGGAGATGTTCCGCAACGGCGCGCCGGCGAACGACGGCGAGATCAAAGGATGGAAACACCCGAACTACGCCGGCGGCGACCTCCAGGGGCTGACCGAGAAGCTCGGTTACATTCGCGAGCTCGGCGCCAACGCGATCTGGATCAGCCCGACCTTCGCCGCACGCACCTCGCACGGTTACGACGTCCTGGACTACGGCCGGATCGCCGACCAGGCGGCAGTCCCCGGGGATCCCGCGGCCTCCCTCGAGGTGTTTCGGACCCTCGTGCGCAAGGCCCACGAGAACGGCGTGAAGGTGATCCTCGATCTCCCGCTCAACCACGCCAGCCGCGCCTACGACCTCGAGAAAGGGGATCCGCTGGGGCTGAAGCCGCGCTCGACCGGACCGATGCAACCCGCGGAGAAGACCTGGGAGAGCTGGGGGGGCGGGTACCGGTACTGGAACTTCGATCACGAGCCCACCCGCCGGTTCCTTCGTGCGGCGGCGCTGCGCTGGCTGAAGGACGAACGGGTGGACGGTCTCCGGCTGGACTACGTGCGCGGCGTCCCCCACGACTTCTGGGCCGAGCTGCATGCCGAGGTGAGAGCCGCCGCACCGGCGGCGTTCCTGGTCGGCGAATGCTGGGCCGACGAGCAGGGAGCCGACGGGAACGCACGGGAGATCGCGTCGTACTACGCCCCGGTTCCCGGGAAGGGACCGCAGTTCGGCTCGCTGCTCGACTTCCCGATGCAGGCGACGCTGACGGACGCCTTCGCGCGCGGCGGATCCGCGCTCGCGCTCGAGGATCGCCTGCAATCCGATCTCGCCCTGTACGGCCCCGGCGCGCGTCCGGTGTGGTTTCTCGACAACCACGATATGTCGCGTTTCGCGTCCTTCAATTCCGACCCCGAGCGCCTCGAGGCGGCGGTCGCCTTCATGGCCTCGCTCTCGGGTCCGATGGTCCTGTTCTACGGGACCGAGACGGGCCTCCAGTCGGGCGCCCCCAAGCCCGGCTTCACCGACGCCGGTCGCGTCCCGATGCCCTGGAGCGCCCTCGACGAGGAGAGGATCTCGCGGGTCCGCCGCGTGCTCGAGGCCCGCGCGGCGCACCCGGCGCTGCGCCGCGGCGCGAGGCTCCCGCTTCACGCCGACCGGCAGGCGGTCGTCATGGCGAAGACGACCCCCGAGGAGACGTTGCTCGTCGGATCGAACGTCTCGGACGCGCCGACGACGGTCACCTTCGACGCTCCGACGGCGGCGACGGCGTTCGCGACGGTGCTCGGGACGACCGTGCCCTCGAGGGAACGGGACGGGAGGCTGCGCTGGACCCTTCCGCCGAAAAGCACGTCGATCGCCTCGATTGCGAAACCGTAGTCGTCATCGTCGTGCTTGACGCAACGGGAACCCCCTCGGATGATTCCCCCCGGTGACTGTCGCCGTCGGAATCCCCGCGTTCAACGAGGCCGCGACCGTCGCTCGCGCCGCGCGCGCCCTTCTCGGCCAGCGCGGCCCCCACCTGCGCGAGGTCGCCGTCGTCGTCGTCGCGAGCGGGTGCACCGACGACACCGTGGGAGAGGCGGAGCGTGCGGTCGCGGACGACCCTCGGGGGCGCGTGCTCGTGCAGGCGCGCCGCGAGGGCAAGGCCTCGGCGATCGCCGCATTCCTCGACGCCGTCGCGGGCGCGGACGTGTACGTGATCGCCGGAGCGGACGGCGTCGTCGAGGACGGGGCGCTCGAGGCTCTCGTCTCGCGCTTCGACGACCCCTCGGTGGGAATGACGGGGGGTCGGCCGGTTCCGGTCAACGACCCGCGCACCCTGATGGGTCGCGTCGTGCGGTTGCTGTGGGAGATGCACCATCACGTGGCGATGCGCTCCGCGAAGCTCGGGGAGCTCGTCGCCTTCCGTCGCGCGTTCGACGCGATGCCCCGGGACACCGCGGTGGACGAAGCCGCGATCGAGGCGCTGATCCTCGCCCGGGGATTGAGGCTGTCGTACGTCCCCGAGGCGCGGGTACGGATGAAGGGGCCGACGACGGTGCGGGAGTTCCTGCGCCAGCGGCGGCGGATCCACGCCGGGCATCTGCGCCTGAAACACGCGTCCGGGCACGCGGCGTCCACCATGAGCGTCCGCGCGATCCTGCGCGCCGCCCTCGCCGCAACGCCGCGCTCGCCCCGCGGGATCGTCGATCTCGCTGCGGCGGCGGTCTTGGAGGCGACCGCGCGCGCGCTCGGCACCTGGGACGCGACCCTCGGCCGCCGCGACCACACGGTCTGGGAGCGGATCCCGTCCACCAAGGACCTCGCTCCATGATCGGCGTGGTGGCGAAGGTCCCCGGGTTCCGTCTGATGCACGCCTTCGGCTGGCCGCGGATGGAGCCGGTCAACGTGACCGTCTCGACGAACTTCCGCTGCAACTCGCGGTGCCTCACGTGCAACGTGTACGAGCGCCCGGTCGACGAGCTGTCGGTCGAGGAGTGGGACCGGGTCTTCGTCTCCCTGGGCCGGTCGGCGCGCTGGTTCACCTTCTCCGGCGGAGAGCCGTTCCTGCGCAAGGACCTCCCCGACCTCGTCGAGGCGGCGTGGCGGCGGTGCCGCCCCTCCGTCGTGAACATCCCGACGAACGGGACCTACCCCGACCGCGTGGTCGCCGGGGCGGAGCGCCTCACCGCGCTGTTCGGGACGAAGACGCAACTCGTGCTGAACGTCTCCCTCGACGCGATCGGCGAGCGCAATGACGTGATCCGCGGCCTCAAGGGGGACTACGAGCTCGCCACGGAGACCTTCCGCCGGCTCAAGGCCCTGGGGCGACCGAATCTCACCGTGGGGATCCACACCGTGGTCTCGCGGCACAACGTCGCGC is part of the Candidatus Polarisedimenticolaceae bacterium genome and harbors:
- a CDS encoding DEAD/DEAH box helicase, translated to MQAVFDAVRKASTPAVWSSGIALVRADAVLGETDDGDRVVVRVALKGGMLSRTVTLWTGDGDWECSCGAKTACEHAAAAVIALKRARESGAALPSPKFEVGRVAYRLRRGPQGIELERGIENSAGFHPFEATLVALAERRVEAPAFTATQADHDVETALAGHRRGALPRPSVGKLLAALGRVESVTLDGVAVRTSGDPLLPRVAVEDNGEGFRLVLEDPPEIDERFTNGLVRSGALLRPLGEAKLTGRELHELPRGLRFAPDDVAVLVTDVLPSFEGRVPVAIRTSRLPRTVATPPRAVVQASRQGEGIVALATVVYGDPPVARVDAGRLVHLGGEVPLRDTRGEERLVRSLADSLGLAPGVAQTFAGAAAVDFKRRLDAWTGTPSRGLEAFHLHGPIVPRVRLEGDGMDLSFEVPSAGGAARRADPDAVVRAWRAGESLVPLLGGGWAPLPSDWMARFGDRIADLLAARDAQGRLARAALGDLAKLAADLDLPPPPGFRALETLAAGFDAIPSAALPPDLHGTLRHYQQRGVDWLCFLREARLGALLADDMGLGKTVQALCAIRGRTLVVAPTSVLPNWMEEIRRFRPALRACLYHGPRRAIEPDADVVVTSYALLRLDDGALAGRPWDTVVLDEAQTIKNPESQVAQAAFRLEAGFRVAMSGTPVENRLDELWSQMHFANRGLLGGRRDFQDRYARAVAEGDAGAASRLRERIRPFVLRRLKREVAPELPPRTEAVLHCELSLDERRVYDAVRAATYDDVVARLSEGGSVLAALEALLRLRQAACHPALVPGQHAETSSKVELLAETLDTVIAEGHKALVFSQWTAFLDRIEPRLREASIPFLRLDGSTVDRGEVVRRFQDEAGPPVMLVSLKAGGTGLNLTRADHVFLMDPWWNPAVEDQAADRAHRIGQDRPVLVYRIVSEETVEERILALQASKRAIADAALGEAGRAAAITRDDLLALLA
- a CDS encoding alpha-amylase family glycosyl hydrolase — encoded protein: MRRLLLAVVLLLSPPTLAADVRIVSAIPEAQAGTWTVVASVPKKPVFLADSTALEVESTEPVGDLARIRLAGVPPSFERLVLGTGEGAKFKPLAAIAASATTGVAASHDDLTIYHVMLEMFRNGAPANDGEIKGWKHPNYAGGDLQGLTEKLGYIRELGANAIWISPTFAARTSHGYDVLDYGRIADQAAVPGDPAASLEVFRTLVRKAHENGVKVILDLPLNHASRAYDLEKGDPLGLKPRSTGPMQPAEKTWESWGGGYRYWNFDHEPTRRFLRAAALRWLKDERVDGLRLDYVRGVPHDFWAELHAEVRAAAPAAFLVGECWADEQGADGNAREIASYYAPVPGKGPQFGSLLDFPMQATLTDAFARGGSALALEDRLQSDLALYGPGARPVWFLDNHDMSRFASFNSDPERLEAAVAFMASLSGPMVLFYGTETGLQSGAPKPGFTDAGRVPMPWSALDEERISRVRRVLEARAAHPALRRGARLPLHADRQAVVMAKTTPEETLLVGSNVSDAPTTVTFDAPTAATAFATVLGTTVPSRERDGRLRWTLPPKSTSIASIAKP
- a CDS encoding GGDEF domain-containing protein — protein: MSSDWRRASGPVAFFFVGAVPAAAALTRGADVWSIGVTVGVLAMGAGFLAFHLALSRQASDGERRLEAVSGQVARLEAQARERERDLEEARSLDEVTGVLNRRTFLRRFDETVQRDGRIGKPFAFLLLDVDGFRAINERIGRLQGDELLLQVARTVQAATRGTDAVGRLGGDEFGVTLGECEDPGPAVDRILVSLSTLRVPGSDDPVRVSIGAVWIESALDGADFVEVFRAAEAAWGSVRGKGGGLCGRRNIPKRSGGPSVYA
- a CDS encoding DUF47 family protein encodes the protein MSLIPREPQFFDLLDAQAETVLRGAKLLQECLESKRDEQEIYLASKAIHEVEHQGDELVHRFMDRLNKSFITPLDREDLYELCSRLDDVLDYVDAVAKRLVTFKILQPTRQAIELSRIIVRSSEEVRAAIGLLKDLRRHEEIVRQCAKVNQLENDADQVMRDALSGLFNGDQGDAIEVIKWKDLYEHLEVATDKCEDVANIIETVLVKYA
- a CDS encoding inorganic phosphate transporter, which gives rise to MVDTGLIATLDALASFPYIAAILIAALVFDFINGFHDAANSIATIVGTRVLRPGTAVVWAAWWNFAAAWVFGVAVANTVAKWVHPEFVNADVILGGLVGAIVWDLVTWHFGLPTSSSHALLGGFGGAAMAYAGTWSGVMHVGKLVATVQFIVLAPLIGFILALILAIAVMNAFKRKAASKVDRWFRGMQLISAAAYSLGHGTNDAQKTMGIIAALLYASVWKSQQAAFEAGKIEFPFWIVLICHAAIALGTMAGGWRIVKTMGMKLTKLKPWGGACAETAAAVSLFGTAQLGIPVSTTHVISGAIVGVGAIQRLSAVRWGIAARVIWAWVLTIPMSALVGA
- a CDS encoding radical SAM protein — translated: MIGVVAKVPGFRLMHAFGWPRMEPVNVTVSTNFRCNSRCLTCNVYERPVDELSVEEWDRVFVSLGRSARWFTFSGGEPFLRKDLPDLVEAAWRRCRPSVVNIPTNGTYPDRVVAGAERLTALFGTKTQLVLNVSLDAIGERNDVIRGLKGDYELATETFRRLKALGRPNLTVGIHTVVSRHNVAQFPAIADALMALGPDQYIAEPAEERLELQTLGTGITPRPDEADRALGHLEGRLLRREDGGLPALTRAIRLVYYRLARATLRRGEQVVPCYAGIASVHLAANGDVWACCTRARALGNLRAEGYDFRKIWRGEEARRERRSIKNRECACPLANAAYTSILMHPGSLLQVGRHLAGGGGKS
- a CDS encoding MGMT family protein gives rise to the protein MRRRMPKAERVHGEIEGKKARTFAAVWALVRRIPRGRVMTYGQIAVLLGSRLSPRAVGWAMHGCPKDVPWQRVVNARGACSTDRMPGIPAGLQRAMLEAEGVAFRANGTLPLDRYRWEPRRRRS
- a CDS encoding glycosyltransferase — protein: MTVAVGIPAFNEAATVARAARALLGQRGPHLREVAVVVVASGCTDDTVGEAERAVADDPRGRVLVQARREGKASAIAAFLDAVAGADVYVIAGADGVVEDGALEALVSRFDDPSVGMTGGRPVPVNDPRTLMGRVVRLLWEMHHHVAMRSAKLGELVAFRRAFDAMPRDTAVDEAAIEALILARGLRLSYVPEARVRMKGPTTVREFLRQRRRIHAGHLRLKHASGHAASTMSVRAILRAALAATPRSPRGIVDLAAAAVLEATARALGTWDATLGRRDHTVWERIPSTKDLAP